TGACTCCAAATGCATTAATGCCAGTCAAAGGAATGATTAACCATTCTGTAAAATTTTGCATTGTGCTCCCGGAAGTAAGAATACAGTTGCTCTAAAACAGTGCTGTTAACAAGAGGATGGGGACGCCCTTTGGATTCATGTAAACATCTCTCCCTCCCATCACTTCTAATGCAGTAGAATCCCTTGGtttggttaaaataaaaattagaagaCATAATTCTGGAAGGAAGATTTAGAAATCTTTCAACTTTTTGTAATTCAGGAAGAGGGTCCTTGATTAAAGTATTGCCATCCACTATATGAATCTGATCCAAGCTGAAATGCTTAAGCCACTTTTCCATATGAACATCATATAGACTTCTCTGAATAGCTTTGTATTTGGTATTAAGGACTCcatttttaataacaatatctTCAAAAAGCTGAACGGGCTTGTGGCTTTCTACTCTGTTGTAATATACTTGGGTATAGTCAGATATAACTCTCTCAGTGGGATCTCTCAGAATGAGCAGCAGTTTAATGGAGCTATTCATGTCATGAATCCTTCCTGGAGCATGTGGTGATGTAAAATAGCCTGGTGTTTTCTCAATTGTTATTTGATTTCCATAAGAAAATGGCATCAGATTTCTATACCAGTCTATTCCTTTCACATAATTTTCATCCCAGTCAAAGAAGTGGACTTCTGTAGCTGCTACCACAATATTAGGATGAATATCCAGCATCTCCAGCAAAGCCCTTGTCCCTCCTTTACGGACTCCTATGATGATTGTCTGAGGTATTTGTCGGCTCGTGCCAGGAGGTCTCACCTGTGCTGAATAGTGTTCACTTTTATTGCTGAATAATCCTACTTGTGACTTCAGTGTTTCCAACAGAGCTTCATTCTCAACAGGAGCACCCCAAGCACGAGTCAGCAGAAGATAAGCTGACACTAGTAGGAAGGCCATGTGGAGAGGAATAATTATTTCAAGGTAATGTTATGCTTGACTAATGAAAGGGTAGGTAAGTCCCCTCTCAAGATGGTTGGCAGAACCAGCAGTAAGCACACAGCAAGTTTCTGAAGCatctacaaaataaaataagacaAGTCAGTATTTCTAAACCCATCATAAGCTGAAAATTCAACTCACAATTCAATTCACAAATCTAATCTGTGATCCCAAGAGAAAATTTATAGTGATTTGCTTATCCTGACTTTATTTCAGAAGGATGAAAAGAGCCTCAagtgtcatttttttccccttacctATGGGTGGCCAATAATGGATACTAACCATTCAACAGCTTTTATTTCCTCCAAGCAGAAGATTAGAATTGTTAATCTGATTTTAAATTCCTGACCATTAGTtgcttgctttattttcctaattatcttttatatacatatacttTTTAGCCATACCATACCTAGTatgatattaaaattaattccaaagTATGCTTGATTGCCATTATCTTTCCTCAGATCGTCTGCTAAAAAATATATCTTCATCTATGTAACAGACCTGGATGGTGATACAACCATTTGGATTCTAGTGAGCTATGAATCACACAAAAAAAGTTCTATTTACTTAGACACAGAAACCAAACCACAAATACATGAAAACTTTTGAAATCTGAGCCATTTAGAGCAAAAAACTAAGTCTATCAAAACAAGAATAAAGTGGCTGAGTTGGATCAGTgtggtaaaaaaataaatgagacagTGGATTCTTTGCAACTGTCCAAGTGTTCTGATGCAAAGTTATATAAGTGTTGGGAAAATCTTggtaaaatcagatttttcagcTGATATTCTGCACTTACTCCACAGCTCCATATAAGAGACAACTATGTGCTTCCTGGGCACTTATAAACTTCTGCAGGGAATCAAGTCTGTTTGAAGCCGAGTAACTTCTTTTACTTAATCCACATAACATGTGATCATTTTAAGAAGTGGTGAATGTTAAATATCATAAAAACTTGTAAAACCTTTAGGCTCATAGGTAGGTGCCCGTGCACACataagtgaaagaaaatgtctCTGTAACTTGTGTTGCTGACATTTGAAATCTTTTGGGTATCTTGCATACATTATTTGAAACAGATTGCTTACAGATCTGACATCACAATACAAGTACAAAAATCAGGTTAATGAAACACCTGCACTGGAATCGCTGCTCTTGGATTGCAGTTTCTACATCTGAAAATCTTACAGGACAAATTCTCATTGCAAGGATTCTTGGGCTTCATTCCATTTCTGAGCAATTATAGGATTTTCAGAATTGTAGAACAGATCTCCAttctttgttgtgtttttcagTGTAGAGTGCAGAAACAAGCTATTTCATACAGTCAAACAACAGTCATCTAAAAAACAATATCCATTTTTGGAATCTATTTGAATTATGACTCATATTTTAAAGTAGTCTCAGAAATGCTCAACTTTAGCTTCTTCTTCAGTTTCACTGTcagtctctttctttttctgaatataTTGGTCACAGTACTTTGTCTCTTAGATACAACCTTAGAAAACACAGCCAATTCCCATTTGTTATGCCCCAGAGATGCATtcaatatttctatttaaaaattgtttactttgAGGCTTATTTTACAGACCTGaagatttaaaatttttttataataGCAGTCTAGGCAATGCAGCAGGTTCATTAAATCTATTTTCTAAATCTTACTGAAACCTACACCAGCTTCTTGGATATCTAGGGAATGGCTCAATGAGTGCTAAAGCCACAGACAGATTGCGAATATTAACCCtaaaactgtaatttaaaaaataaactatgaCCTTTAGTGAGGAAATCTGTGGAGAGCATTCCCTGTTATGTCCAAGTAAGACCTAAAGGGCAACGGCTTCTTCAAAAAGAGCACAGTTTCAACTCGGAAAATTGTGTAAACATACAATTACTAAATATCAGAAAAGTCCAAGGTGAAATTGGCTTTGTAATGACAGACTGGAGAGAAGTGTTCTCCTTtacaaaatggaaaggaagtTTTACTTTAAAGATCACAAGTTTTTTACTAAGAACTGTACATGGAAGTTCTATTTGAAGTTCTCAAGAGCAGCTAATGCAAGCATTGCTATGACAATTACAGAAGGAAAGAACAGGTATATTTATACCAAAACCATTTGTGCTTACTATTCTATTGGCTGGACAGAATGGGAAATAGTGAACATGCTATTTAGTATTGCAAGGAATTAAAATGCATTCTGCTACAATGGGAGTTAGTGCTGGTTTTGAAAAGCTCCACGGAATGTTCAGCATGAAATATGAGGCATCACACCCCAGATGCTTTCTGAAACGCTGGCCTTCAAACAAGCGACTCTGCTTTAATAATTTTAAGCCAAATTTTCGATGAATCTCAAGGTTCCTCAACAGTTCAGTCTGACTAATGGTAGAGCCATGCATAGGATGGTTTCTGAAGTAGCAACATATGGCagtacagctgctttccagattCGTGATGCCAGTAGGCTGGGATGTTGGAGCAGGGGGTGAGAGAGCAGTTAATCTTTCTTTTAACCTGTTCTGAAATCCCAGTGTCAATTTAAGTTCTAttcattgtaatttttaaattaaagttaTTACAGGAAGATTGAGGAATTGTTCTTGTAAACACCAGACCATTTTTTTCAACTTACCTCTTGTGCTAATACAGCACCATTTATGTTATAAATGCATGTTCACCTGTATACAAGTATTTGAAACCAAGACAAGACTAGTCTGAAAGTCTGCCAAGCAAGGAATGACTTGCAAATACCAAGGTGGAGATATACCGTTCATGATCTGATTTAAATGCCAGAACTATCCTGTCTGGAAGCAATTGCATGAACTGATTCTTGACAGGTATTTTAGATAACtttatttaaagagaaagaaaactaaatttaGAGGTTTTGAGAATAAGTATTCTTGAGACTAACTAGGTTaatagtttaaataaaaaaaaatagaaaggtaaagggaaaaaagcaggtatttttctgaaatacactAAAAGCAGAgtaaaaaaaccacagaagtaTTTGAGACCAGGGACTCTGCAATAGTATTCCTAGACCTAGTGATAGATGAAAAAATGctaaaattcacttttttattttatttataaccCCCCAACACACTACTATTATTTTAGCCCTAATTAACAGAGTGCTTTCTGGTTTCAGGCACCTAAGAATCAGAAGCAAATACTGAAACTCAAAAAAGCCAGTAAGCTGAATGAGACATATGAGAAATTCATACTTATTACTGAGGAAAAATTGGTCTTCCAAAATATTCTCAGGTTTACATGTTGTGTGAGACTCTGTTTAATTTGCCATCTGAAATCAATAGTTCTCTATAAAACACACTTAGAAAGCAAGTAGAAGAAGAGATTCTGCATTTTCTAAAGACCAAAGTATTAGtagtctttttaaaaacaattgttAGTTCAACCAGTTTGTAATTAATTAGTTGTTTTACAAATTTCTTAGAGTAATTTCTAGAACAAAACCTTACCCAGGAAATACTACCAGAACTAATCAAATTCAGAATATGCTGTAAGACTGGTACCTAAATAGATCAAAATTGCCTTTGGGAGCAATTCTATTAGAACAATGTTCCAGCTTCAGCCTAAGATATTTGATTGGTTTTGATGAAGCTGTAAGATGTAGGATCCTGTGGTGAGGTTATAATTGCTACATAAATGTAAAGGTTTTAAAGATGATTTATCATATATAATTGGAATgttatttcaataatttttgtgttgcttttatGCCTTTATGCAATTAAATGCACATTTTAAGAAGATATGAAGGTTTTTTTATAATGAAAACAATGTATTTTACAGTGCTGCACTGCACACCCTTTGAATCTGAGAGTATTCTTAAGAAATTAACCCCATGACACATGATCAGAATTAGAGTGCCTTATTACATGTTTTCCTCTATTATTTGGTGGTGTTGGTGTTGCTTAGTAACATAAGAAACATCAACAGATACGATacttattaaaaagaaatgaagtttAGAAATAAATTCATGCTGCAGAAAGGAGTAATTAAGTAAATAATACCTTGGgcttctgtttgttttacttttttaaaaccTTAAACCAGGCTGAATAAGCTACTGTGCAGgctgaaaaatcattttaattttgcagaaatGTTCTAAAGACCCTTAACTGCTGCACTCGACtccaaaaaaaaaccttttaagCAGCTTATGATTTATGTTGCTTTGGGGTAAAGTGCACCATCATAGGGTAAACCTAACTACATTATTGTGACTAATTTATAATATTATTGGTTCCTAATAGTATTTCTCACTGCCTGTGATGCTTTTCATTGGAGAATCTTGCAGCACTCTGTGTTAATGAACTGCCTGCATCCTATTAAGGCACCATTTTCACCTTACAGGAAATTGCAACTGACCAACATACAGATCCCGTTCAGGAGTGCAAACGCTTTGGGAAGTGGTGGTTAATGTGATCTGCTCAAGGTCATATAACAGGCTTATAGTCCAGACAAGAA
Above is a window of Pithys albifrons albifrons isolate INPA30051 chromosome 9, PitAlb_v1, whole genome shotgun sequence DNA encoding:
- the LOC139675746 gene encoding heparan sulfate glucosamine 3-O-sulfotransferase 1-like, whose protein sequence is MAFLLVSAYLLLTRAWGAPVENEALLETLKSQVGLFSNKSEHYSAQVRPPGTSRQIPQTIIIGVRKGGTRALLEMLDIHPNIVVAATEVHFFDWDENYVKGIDWYRNLMPFSYGNQITIEKTPGYFTSPHAPGRIHDMNSSIKLLLILRDPTERVISDYTQVYYNRVESHKPVQLFEDIVIKNGVLNTKYKAIQRSLYDVHMEKWLKHFSLDQIHIVDGNTLIKDPLPELQKVERFLNLPSRIMSSNFYFNQTKGFYCIRSDGRERCLHESKGRPHPLVNSTVLEQLYSYFREHNAKFYRMVNHSFDWH